Proteins from one Novosphingobium pentaromativorans US6-1 genomic window:
- a CDS encoding 5'/3'-nucleotidase SurE yields MLTRLLLASALMATPALAQARNIVIANDDGLTSNVVALYKALKAEGHDVIVSVPCSGQSGMGGAVRFMRPIGPLAQDCHNAAAKKGDPGVGPISREGIPARDFNYVDGTPVMALLYGLDIAAQKRWGKAPDLVLSGPNEGQNLGQISVSSGTVNVVQYASARGIPAVALSAGADTADDENLANPKSARVAALTAQLVDALQAGADDKPLLPAHVSLNVNFPDDLSRDAWAPTEVGTYNAYTVRFAEDMSQSPLARATGAGNQELPGVVIDMNNAEPDSSQEDDESVVVRNAITISVMQPGFGTHDGLGGGILHQLAERLSSGN; encoded by the coding sequence ATGCTGACGCGATTACTGCTTGCTAGCGCCCTTATGGCCACCCCTGCGCTCGCCCAGGCGCGCAATATCGTTATCGCGAACGACGATGGGCTCACGAGTAATGTCGTTGCTCTCTACAAGGCACTGAAGGCCGAAGGGCACGATGTCATCGTTTCCGTCCCCTGCAGTGGACAAAGCGGCATGGGCGGCGCGGTAAGATTCATGCGCCCGATCGGCCCTCTCGCGCAGGACTGCCACAATGCGGCGGCGAAAAAGGGCGATCCGGGTGTTGGGCCGATTTCACGCGAAGGCATTCCGGCCCGGGATTTCAATTATGTCGACGGCACACCGGTGATGGCACTCCTTTACGGTCTGGACATCGCGGCACAGAAGCGATGGGGCAAAGCCCCCGACCTGGTGCTGTCGGGCCCCAACGAAGGACAGAACCTAGGGCAAATCAGTGTCAGCTCGGGCACCGTCAACGTGGTGCAATACGCTTCCGCTCGCGGCATCCCGGCCGTAGCCTTGAGCGCCGGCGCGGACACCGCGGACGACGAAAACCTCGCCAACCCGAAATCCGCAAGAGTAGCCGCACTGACCGCCCAGCTCGTCGATGCACTCCAAGCCGGAGCTGACGACAAGCCGCTGCTTCCTGCACATGTCTCCCTCAACGTCAACTTCCCCGACGATCTTTCCAGGGACGCCTGGGCGCCGACTGAAGTCGGCACCTACAACGCCTACACGGTTCGTTTTGCCGAGGACATGAGCCAGTCTCCGCTAGCCCGCGCCACCGGTGCCGGCAACCAGGAACTGCCAGGCGTTGTCATCGACATGAACAACGCCGAGCCCGACTCCTCGCAGGAGGATGACGAAAGCGTGGTCGTACGCAATGCCATCACCATCTCGGTGATGCAGCCCGGCTTCGGCACCCATGACGGTCTAGGCGGCGGCATCCTCCATCAGCTTGCAGAGCGGCTTTCCTCCGGAAACTAG